The DNA segment TCACCTTTTTTTTGTTAGGTAGAAGAAATCACCCGACAACTAGACGTAATGGGTGAAAAAATAGATCGTGTAAATAGAAATTTCGATTTAAACCGATACGCTGAAGTTCAGCATGCAAAAGAAAAGAATGAAATGACCATGCTTGCTAAAAATTATGAATCAGAAGAAACTTTGGTGCATAACGCACTAAATAAAGTGACAGACGCTAAGAATTTATTATTAAACGAATTACTTAAAAGTAAATTCAATTGGAATCACAAAAATCAAATAGTAAGATTCCTATGTTTAGTAGCAACTTATCCACTGCAGAGGAGATATGCTTGCGAATATTACTTTTATAAAAACAATTTAAGTAAGTATCAAATAATATGTAACAAAGAGAAAATGTCAGTTCAAAACAATTCAGCTAACAAAGCTGTTTGCTTTAATCTGACATTTTTTTAATTTTAATGAATTCATCTGAACTAATACTTGATTTAAAAATTATTCCCTTGCACAAAGAATTGAGCTTCTTCGTAATGGTATTTGATATTGGAATAGTTAAATGGATGCCCGCTGCTTAAATAATAGATACTTTCGATTGTTAAAGAAGGGTCGTGTGCTTCCAACTGTAAATATGCCGCTTCTTCTTGAGTTAATTTTCCAATACGCATAAATAAATCTGAAAAACGAATATTTATTTTTAGGTCCTCAGTTAAATAGTTGAAAATAGACTGACTGGCAATTTCTTCATTCAAATAAGGCACGACCGTCTTGAGGTAATAGGATTCTTCCACACAAAAGGGACGTGATTCAATGTAGCGGACGCGTTTAATGTAATAGATCGTTTCTTGGTTTGTGAGTTCAAGTATCTCTGCGACATTTGAAGGTGCTTCGATTTCTTTTAATTCAATGACTTCAGAAGACAAATTGAATTCTCTAAAAATGCTATGGAATCCTTGAACATCAGTTAAATTCACAAATCCTTTGCGGTGACGACCACGTACATATGTACCGCTGCCTCTTACTTGGTAAATCACACCATTTGTCTCTAAAACTTCCAATGCTTTAATAATCGTGTTTTTACTGACTTCATATATACCTTCTAATTCAGTGAGAGTAGGCAATTTATGGCCGCGTGTTAAATTATTTTCTTGAATGTAGATATTGATTTTATTGGCGACTTCATGGTATTTATTCATCACTTTGGCTCCTTTGTTTATAATTATATCATATTTTAAATTGTAAGGGTATTGACAAAGTGTATGGGTATAATTTATGATGTAGTCATACAACCGAAATTATACCCATACGCTTTTTAAGTGAAAAGGAGGAAGAACATGAAAGAAAATAAAAACCGCGTTTTAGCTGAACGGATTTTGGAAGAGATTGGTGGAGAAAAAAACATATCCAATTCGACTCACTGTGCCACACGCTTACGGTTGGTGCTGAAAGAAGAAAACGAAGAGATGGTTCAGTCTGTGAAAAAACTACCAGGGGTTATTGACGTAGTTCGTAAAGGTGGACAATTCCAAGTTGTTATTGGAAACACAGTAGATAAAGTTTACATTGAATTTAGTGAACTAACTGGAGGAGAGAAGAAAGAAGCGACAGAAGATACGAAGAAAGGCAATATCTTTAGCCGGATGATCGCGACAATGTCAGCTGTTTTTGCACCATTTGTTTATGTATTGGCAGCTGCCGGAACGATTCAAGGGGCTTTGATCATTTTGTCTCAGATTTGGCCAAGCATTGTAGAAACAGGCACTTATCAAGTATTTGATGTGGTATCTTGGTCACCATTTACATTCTTACCGATTTTTATTGCGGTAACAGCGTCTAAACATTTTAAAACAAATACGTATACGGCAATTTTTGCAAACGCTGCCTTGGTAGCGCCAGGATTTTCAGAATTGGCGCAACGCGCAGGTGCAGGAGAAGCCATTTCTTTCTTCGGTATGCCATTAAGTGAAACCGTTTATACTTCAACGGTTATCCCAGCTATTTTGCTGGTATGGTTGTTATCGTATTTGGAACGTATCTTAGAACGCATTTTACCAGAGGCTGTAACGCGCTTGTTTACGCCATTATTTAGTATTTTGATTGCGGTTCCGTTAACCATTATCGTCATAGGACCGTTGTCTGCAGCCGGAGCAAATGTAGTGGCAGCAGGCTATACAGCCTTAGCGGTTTCTTTCCCAGCCTTAGCTGGTATCATTATTGGGGGAGCATGGCAGTTGTTTGTATTGCTGGGAGTCCACTGGGGAATTACACCAGTCATTCTAGCAAACCATGAACAATATGGAATGGACACTTTCCAAGTGTATCAAACGATTGCGGTTATCTCTCAAGTAGGAGCCGCTTTAGCCGTTTTCTTAAAAACAAAGAAAAAAGAAGTTCGCAGTGTCAGTTTATCTGCAGCGATTACTGGTTTATTCGGAATTACTGAGCCAGCAATTTATGGGGTTAACTTACGTTTCAAGAAACCATTTATTATTGGAATTGTTACGGGAGCAGTTGCTTCATTGGTAACTAGTTTCTTTAATTCTTTCTCATTTGTATATACAGGATTACCAGGGCCTCTAACCATCATCAATACGTACAGTGCTGATCATCCATCTTCTTTCTGGGGAGTGTTAACTGGAACGGTTATTGCTCTTATCTTGCCAATCGTATTGGTTCAAATCTTTGGTTATGGGGATGACGCTGTAGAAGAAGCAGCTGATGTACCATTGAGTACAACAGAATTGGATGCTGAAGGCAACAACTAAACTGTAAATAGTACTTCAAAAATTGAGACTCAATCTCCAATCAACGGAGCGCTTGTACCGTTAGATGAAGTACCAGGTCCTGTGTTTTCATCAGGAGCAATAAGCAAAGGAGTAACAATTAAACCTGTAGAAGCTAGAGTAATCGCACTATTTAATGTAAAGTGATATTAGTAGTAGGCACTGAACATGGTATTGGTTTAACTTCTGACGAAGATATCGAAGTGTTGATCCATATTGAATGGAAACCGTTGAGTTAGAAGATAACCCTTTAGCGTTCATGTCAAAACAGAACAATCAATTGAGAAGGGCGATTTGCTAGTAGAATTGGATATCAATCAAATCAAAGCAGCTAATCTGCCGACTGTTACAATAGTCATTGTAACGAATAATGATGACTACGCAGATGTATTGGTCTCTCAATTAAAAGAAGCACTAGGCACAATAGTAACCATTAAAAAATAGGAGGATGTCAAATGTCTAAATTTCCAAAAGATTTCTTATGGGGCGGAGCTTTAGCCGCACACCAATTCGAAGGTGGCTGGGACCAAGGTGGTAAAGGACCGAGCGTCGCTGATGTGATGACAGCTGGTGCAGCTGGTAAGCCACGCGAAATCACCAAAACTGTTGAAGAGGGTAAATTTTATCCGAATCACGAAGCTATTGATTTTTACAATCGTTATAAAGAAGATGTGGCGTTGTTCGCTGAAATGGGATTGAACAGTTTACGTACATCTGTCAACTGGACACGTATTTTCCCGAAAGGTGACGAAGCTGAACCAAATGAAGCTGGACTTCAATTTTACGATGATTTATTTGATGAATTATTGAAAAATGGTATTGAGCCGGTCATTACGCTAACTCACTTTGAAATGCCGCTTCACTTAGCACAAACTTATGGTGGATTTAGAAACCGTAAAGTAGTCGATTTCTTTGTTAAATTTGCCGAAGTAGTTTTCGAACGTTACAAAAATAAAGTGAAATACTGGATGACGTTTAACGAAATCAACAATATGATGGACTACACAAACCCAATCTTCTTATGGACAAACGTAGGAGTACGAGTTGAAGAAGGCGAAAACGCTAAAGAAGTGATGTATACTGCAGCACACCATGTGTTATTGGCAAGTGCTCTATCAGTGAAAGTTGGTCGCCAAATCAACCCTGATTTCCAAATTGGGGCGATGGTGTCTCATGTACCGATCTACCCATTAACGGCTCATCCAGAAGATGCTATGTTGGCTGAAGAATCCATGCATTTGCGTTATTTCTTCCCGGATGTACAAGTACGTGGGTATTATCCAAACTATACGCTGAAAGAATTTGAGCGCGATGGCTTGAATATTCCTATTCGAGAGGGCGACGCTGAAATATTAGCACAAGGTAAAGTGGACTATCTAGGGTTCAGTTACTATATGTCTAATGTGGTGGATCATAAAGATGAAAATAATGATGATGAAGCTGCTAACGTGCATGGTAAGATTCCTTATCAAGTAGATAACCCATATCTAAAAGCTAGTGACTGGGGTTGGACGATTGATCCTGTAGGGTTACGTTACACGTTGAATCGTTTTTGGGATCGTTATCAAATTCCGCTATTCATTGTGGAAAATGGGTTTGGTGCGATTGATACTGTTGAAGAAGACGGCAGCATCCATGATGAAGCTCGTATCTCTTATTTGCGTGAACACATCAAACAAATGGGCATTGCGATAGATCGCGACGGTGTTGAATTGATGGGGTATACACCTTGGGGCATCATTGATATCGTTTCGTTCACTACTGGAGAAATGAAAAAACGTTATGGTATGATTTATGTCGACCGTGATAATGAAGGTAACGGAACAATGGAACGCAGTAAGAAAGATTCCTTTGACTGGTACAAAAAAGTCATTGAATCGAATGGAAAAGACCTATAAGATAGTTAAAAAGATAGCTTGAGACTTAAATTGAACTGCCTCTGTCAAGTAGACAGGTAAATAAACATAAAAAGCCATGTATGATAAAAATCATGCAGGGCTTTTTATGTTGGAATGGTTAAACCTATTTTTAATGTTACTTTTTTTGATATTATAAAACTTAATATATCTCTCAATGTCTTTTTCTAAACCTTCGTTGAGATACAGTTGAATATATTGTTCTAGTTCTGTATTTGTATGTTTACTATTCGAACGCAAAAAATCCCCCTAAAGTAGTTTGATTTTTTAGAGTCTACTTTAGGGGGAGCATATCGATAGATTCTGGCCTCTGCTTTTTCAGGATTAAGAAATAACTTTTACATCGTCATCGATTTTAAAAGGATGTTCTTTATTGATGTGATCATAAAACATGATGCCATTGATATGGTCAATTTCATGTTGAATAACAATCGCTGGATAGTTTTTCAAACGCGTTTTGTGAAGTTCTCCTTCTAAGTCAAAGTAAGTTAATGTAATACGGCTGTGGCGAGGCACGTAACCTGGAACTTCACGATCCACAGATAAGCAACCTTCACCTTCAGTTAAACAAGCGCTTTGAACTGAATGACTGATAATCTTTGGATTGACCATTACAGTGCTAATGATAGGCTCGTCAATTCCTTCTTCAATTCCAGGGATGTGCACAGCTATCAAACGTTTTGAAATGTCTAATTGAGGTGCTGCAAGTCCTACTCCTGCACGTAAGTTGTATTTTTCAGCAATTTCAGGGTCTTGGCTGTTTTTTAGAAATTGAAGCATGTCGTTACCTAATTGCTTTTCTTCTTCACTAATAGGTAATGTTAATTCTTTAGCAACCATTCTTAGTGTAGGATGGCCTTCTCTAATAATGTCTTCCATTGTAATCATAAATGTTCACTCCTAATATATGTTTCATAATAGTCATTTTCCACATAGGGAAAATCCTTATCAATTTCATCTTATTTATTTTATCAGTAAACTCAACATTTTGCACGATGTATAAAAAGTTGAAAAAAAACTATTTTTCATAAATAGATTATGGGATAATGGTGAACATGAAAAGAGAAAGTGTTTTTAAATCAAAAGTTAGAGGAGATTAAAATATGATAGATGCAAAAAGTTATGTTAATGAAGTCTATACTAAAGTTTCAGAACGGGATCCGGATCAACCGGAATATTTGCAAGCAGTAAAAGAATTTTTTGGTACTATCGAACCAGTCTTCGCAGCTCATCCAGAATTAATTGAAAAAAATATATTAGAACGTTTAGTGGAACCAGAAAGAATTCTACAATTTAGAGTTCCCTGGGTTGATGATCAAGGGGCAGTAAATGTAAACCGTGGATACAGAGTGCAATACAATTCTGCTATAGGACCTTATAAAGGTGGACTACGTTTCCATCCATCTGTTACACAAAGTATTGTGAAGTTTTTAGGATTTGAGCAAATTTTCAAAAATAGTCTAACTGGATTGCCTATTGGTGGCGGTAAAGGTGGTAGTGACTTTGATCCAAAAGGGAAATCTGACAATGAAGTTATGCGTTTTTGTCAAAGTTTTATGACAGAACTGCAACGTCATATAGGACCAGATATCGATGTACCAGCTGGTGATATCGGAGTAGGTGCACGTGAAATCGGATTTTTATTTGGCCAATATAAAAAGTTGAATGGCTTTCAAGCGGGAATTCTAACTGGAAAACCAATTTTCTTAGGTGGTAGTTTAGCACGAACAGAAGCTACCGGCTACGGATTAGTTTACTTTACTAAAGAAATGTTAGATGATATTGGAAAATCTTTCAAAAATCAAAAGGTCGTTGTTTCTGGAAGTGGAAATGTAGCCATCTATGCAATTGAAAAAGTTCAAGAATTTGGCGGAACGGTTATTGCTTGTTCGGATTCAGATGGTTATATTTTTGATCCAGAAGGAATTGATTTAGCACTTGTTAAAAAAATCAAAGAAGAAAAAAGAGAAAGAATTTCTGAATATCTAACGGAACGTCCTAACGCAACCTATGAAAACGGCAATATTTGGGACCTAGATGAAAGATATACGGTCGCACTTCCATGTGCAACACAAAATGAGATTGATGGACCAACAGCCCAAAAAATGATTAGCCAAGGAGTTGGTGCTGTTGCTGAAGGAGCCAACATGCCATGTAATTTAGAGGCTGTTAAAGAGTTTCAAAAAGCTGGAATCGTATATGGTCCAGCTAAAGCAGCCAATGCTGGTGGTGTAGCAGTTTCAGCATTAGAAATGAGCCAAAACAGTCAAAGACTAAATTGGAGTTTTGAAGAAGTAGATGATGAATTGAAAAAAATTATGAAAAACATCTATAAAGAAATAAAAGATACAGCTAAGTCTTATAATTTAGATGGAGATTTTGTAGCTGGAGCGAATATTGCTGGTTTTACAAAAGTTGCAAA comes from the Carnobacterium sp. 17-4 genome and includes:
- the def gene encoding peptide deformylase, translated to MITMEDIIREGHPTLRMVAKELTLPISEEEKQLGNDMLQFLKNSQDPEIAEKYNLRAGVGLAAPQLDISKRLIAVHIPGIEEGIDEPIISTVMVNPKIISHSVQSACLTEGEGCLSVDREVPGYVPRHSRITLTYFDLEGELHKTRLKNYPAIVIQHEIDHINGIMFYDHINKEHPFKIDDDVKVIS
- a CDS encoding GntR family transcriptional regulator; amino-acid sequence: MNKYHEVANKINIYIQENNLTRGHKLPTLTELEGIYEVSKNTIIKALEVLETNGVIYQVRGSGTYVRGRHRKGFVNLTDVQGFHSIFREFNLSSEVIELKEIEAPSNVAEILELTNQETIYYIKRVRYIESRPFCVEESYYLKTVVPYLNEEIASQSIFNYLTEDLKINIRFSDLFMRIGKLTQEEAAYLQLEAHDPSLTIESIYYLSSGHPFNYSNIKYHYEEAQFFVQGNNF
- a CDS encoding PTS transporter subunit EIIC; translated protein: MKENKNRVLAERILEEIGGEKNISNSTHCATRLRLVLKEENEEMVQSVKKLPGVIDVVRKGGQFQVVIGNTVDKVYIEFSELTGGEKKEATEDTKKGNIFSRMIATMSAVFAPFVYVLAAAGTIQGALIILSQIWPSIVETGTYQVFDVVSWSPFTFLPIFIAVTASKHFKTNTYTAIFANAALVAPGFSELAQRAGAGEAISFFGMPLSETVYTSTVIPAILLVWLLSYLERILERILPEAVTRLFTPLFSILIAVPLTIIVIGPLSAAGANVVAAGYTALAVSFPALAGIIIGGAWQLFVLLGVHWGITPVILANHEQYGMDTFQVYQTIAVISQVGAALAVFLKTKKKEVRSVSLSAAITGLFGITEPAIYGVNLRFKKPFIIGIVTGAVASLVTSFFNSFSFVYTGLPGPLTIINTYSADHPSSFWGVLTGTVIALILPIVLVQIFGYGDDAVEEAADVPLSTTELDAEGNN
- a CDS encoding 6-phospho-beta-glucosidase encodes the protein MSKFPKDFLWGGALAAHQFEGGWDQGGKGPSVADVMTAGAAGKPREITKTVEEGKFYPNHEAIDFYNRYKEDVALFAEMGLNSLRTSVNWTRIFPKGDEAEPNEAGLQFYDDLFDELLKNGIEPVITLTHFEMPLHLAQTYGGFRNRKVVDFFVKFAEVVFERYKNKVKYWMTFNEINNMMDYTNPIFLWTNVGVRVEEGENAKEVMYTAAHHVLLASALSVKVGRQINPDFQIGAMVSHVPIYPLTAHPEDAMLAEESMHLRYFFPDVQVRGYYPNYTLKEFERDGLNIPIREGDAEILAQGKVDYLGFSYYMSNVVDHKDENNDDEAANVHGKIPYQVDNPYLKASDWGWTIDPVGLRYTLNRFWDRYQIPLFIVENGFGAIDTVEEDGSIHDEARISYLREHIKQMGIAIDRDGVELMGYTPWGIIDIVSFTTGEMKKRYGMIYVDRDNEGNGTMERSKKDSFDWYKKVIESNGKDL
- the gdhA gene encoding NADP-specific glutamate dehydrogenase, translated to MIDAKSYVNEVYTKVSERDPDQPEYLQAVKEFFGTIEPVFAAHPELIEKNILERLVEPERILQFRVPWVDDQGAVNVNRGYRVQYNSAIGPYKGGLRFHPSVTQSIVKFLGFEQIFKNSLTGLPIGGGKGGSDFDPKGKSDNEVMRFCQSFMTELQRHIGPDIDVPAGDIGVGAREIGFLFGQYKKLNGFQAGILTGKPIFLGGSLARTEATGYGLVYFTKEMLDDIGKSFKNQKVVVSGSGNVAIYAIEKVQEFGGTVIACSDSDGYIFDPEGIDLALVKKIKEEKRERISEYLTERPNATYENGNIWDLDERYTVALPCATQNEIDGPTAQKMISQGVGAVAEGANMPCNLEAVKEFQKAGIVYGPAKAANAGGVAVSALEMSQNSQRLNWSFEEVDDELKKIMKNIYKEIKDTAKSYNLDGDFVAGANIAGFTKVAKAMLSQGVI